GTATTTAGCTGTAATTTCAGATGAAGTTTGTTCAATAGAAACTTTGGGCGGATAATAAATGTCCTCCGTATTAAACCAACTTGGTAATTTGTGTTGACTTTTTTTCTTTGCGACTATCTGATTTGCGAGTTCCTGAACTGAAATTTCATCAAAAGGACTCCCTTTAAATAAGATTTTAGAGATGTCTTCATTCAAATTCGAATCTATAAAAGATTGTACTTCAGTATTTAAAATTTTTAAGTTCAAAAAAAGAAAAAATTAATGCTATTTAACACCAAAAATACTCATAATTTTTAGGAATTTCGCGCGCTCATTGCAAACAAATATTATATATGAAAAAAACATTTTTAGCTGTATTTGCATTATTTGCTAGTTCTGCAATACAAGCGCAATTTTATGTTTCTGCTAGTGGAGGATATGCTGTAGGAGCTAATGAAAAAGTCTTAGGGTCTAATGTTTCGGCAACAGGAGTTTCTGAGTTAGAAGGAAGTTATGGAGAAGGATTACATACGCAAATTAGAGGTGGTTATTTCTTTAATGATAAAATTGGAGTAGAAGTAGGAGTTGGTTATGTTTTTGGTTTGGATCAAGATATTAGTAAAACTTCTGGTGTTCCAACATTACCAGAATCAATGGTTGCTGGACGAGGAAGAGCTTTTGGAGCATCTTTAGTTGGTATTTATAATTTTACTGATAACATTTATGTTAGAGCTGGTTTACTAACAAAATTAGGTGGGAAAACAGAGGCGACTGGAAGTGTAAATACAGCATTACCTGTTTATGATGCTGCTGGAAATGTTATAGCCGCACCTGCACCAACTAGTATTGATTTTACTACTAACTTTAGAGGGGAGTTTCCAATTGGTTTTGTAGGTGCAATTGGTTATAAGTTTGAACTTTCAGAAAAGATTTGGTTATTTACTGAATTGGAATACATGAATATTGATGTAACTAGAGATACTTCTGATTTAGGAAGCTTTTCAGCTGTAAGAACAGATGGTAGAGTTGTAACTAGAGATGAGTTAACCAATACAATTACAGTATTAACGTCTCCACTTTCTACATTACCTGATTCAACAAAAGCAAGCTTAACTTCTCTATCATACTTAATCCGAGATGAGTTTACTTGGGGAACAGAAGGAACTGTAAAACCTGATGCTCCGTATTCTTCATTTGGAATAAATATTGGAATCATGTACGAATTCTAAATAAAAAAAGCGACTGAAATCAGTCGCTTTTTTTATTTATTTCAATCCTTTTGTTTTGGATATATCGGAAAGGTTAAAGCTCGTATCATCAACATCGGCGTTTGTAAAGTCCGCACCAGTTAAATCTTTAGCTTTCGTAAATTTTGCTCCAGTTAAATTAGCTTCTCTAAAAGATGTATTTTTCGCTCTACCATTAGAAAACTGTACGTTTTTCAAATTAGCATAAGATAAATCTGCATCATTTAATATAGCAGTATTCATTTCGCAATTTTCTAAATTCGAATGAGATAAGTTGATTCCTGCTAAATATTTTCCAGATAAATTAGTGTTTCTTAAATCGCAATATGAAAAGTCAATATTATCAAACAAAGCGCCTAATTGATTGTTGCTCATTTCCGAATCAATAAGGTATAGTAATACTTGAGTTCTTTCTGGACTATAATACACAGTTGATTTCCCATCTTCATCTAAGTATCGATATGGTTTTAAGGCATTACATAAAGAAACAATCCTATTTCTAGTTTTTTTAGAATAACCGTTATCAATAGCATCAAATAATTTTGTTAATTGATAACTATAAGAAGATCGTCTAGATCCTTCAACTAATAAGTTTTGAGTCTTAATTAGTTCATTTTGCTTAATTAAAATGTATAATGAAATTAATGAAGGAACTAAAGAGAAGAGCAATAGAATTACACTTAATAATCGTACTCGAACAAATCTCTTAACCAATGAAGTTAATAAGCTTGCCGAAGTATTTGGAGATACTTTTTCTTGTGTATGAAATTCTGTAAACCACTGATTAAAGTTATTTTTTAAAGATGCACCTGCAAACATACTCCAGGTCCAAGAAAGTGTTTTTTTAGTTCTTTCTTGCTTTTTTCTTTTTTTTAGAGCCGCTTTATCTTGTTCTTCGCGTAGAATTTCGTTTTCTTTTCTAAGTTTTTCTAATTCTTCTTGAAAATTATCTTCCATATTACGAGTATATTTTTAATAATTAGCTTTTATCATTCTATCGTTACCGAATAAATCTTTCTTTAAAACTACATTTTTAAATCCTTTATCGAGTAACATTTGTTTAGTTTCTTCACCTAAATATTGATTGATCTCAAAAAACAATGAACCATCTTTTCTAAGATTGTCTTTTGCAAAATCTCCTATTCGTTTATAAAATATGAGTGGATTATCGTCTTCAACAAATAACGCTAAATGTGGCTCATTATTTAAAACATTGTTTTTAATTTCTTCCTTTTCTAGATTTCTAACATATGGAGGATTAGATACAATCACATCAAAAGTATCTTGAATGCTATTCGTAGATAGTATATCGTGTTGAATGAAATTAACAACTACATTGTTTAAAGAAGCATTTTTCGTTGCTGTTTTAATAGCTTTTTCTGAAATATCCATAGCTGAAACTTCAGCAGTTGCAATTTCTTTTTTCAACGTAATTGCGATGCAACCTGATCCCGTTCCTATATCTAGAATTGAAAGTCTTTCTGAATTATTTGGATATGTTTCCTTAATCCAACTTATCAACTCTTCAGTTTCTGGTCTGGGAATTAACACTCCAGGATTTACATTAAAGGTATATCCATAGAATTCGGTTGTTCCTAGAATATATTGAATAGGTTCTTCAAGTTTTAAACGCCCTATAATAATTTGTAAAACAGCAAGATTTTCCTTTTCAATATTGGTGTTCTCTTTCATGAAAACATCCATTATTTGTAAATCTAGAATAGCTTCAACACTTCGAAAGAAAAAAGCATCTATTTCTTTTTTAGGATATAATTCTGAAAGTTCGTTGTTAAAAAAGGTTCTGAAGTCTTTTAGCTTCATATAATCAATGTAAAAATGGTATTTTTGACATATCAAATGTATAGAAAACAAATGAAGAACATACTATATTTAGTACTTATATCTGTTTTTTTACTGAATTGTTCAGTTAAGAAGAAACCTACATTTATTAAAGTTGATGAAATAAAGTTTTTATCGCTACGAAGTGATACTGTAAGACTTCAAGCCAAAGCTTTTTTTAAAAATGAAAATGATATTGGTGGAAAATTATCAACGGATGAAATAAAAGTTATTGTGAATGGGGCAGAAGTAGCACAAGTATCTTCTGAAGAATTTAAAGTTCCAGCGAATAAAGAATTTTCAATTCCGTTAAATGTTGTAATTCCAGCAAATAAGGTGTTTGATAATAAAAAAGGTGGGATTTTAGGTGGATTATTAAGTTCATTGATTAATAAAAAAGTTGATGTTCAATTTAAAGGAGATATTAAATATAAAGTGTTAGGTTTTTCAAACACTTATACTATTGATAAAACTCAAGAAGTTAAAATTAAATTCTAGCCATTGAATTTCGAAGAAAAATATATGCGTCGTTGTCTTGAATTAGGACAAAGAGGTATTGGTACTACACGTCCAAATCCTTCAGTAGGAGCTGTAATTGTTAATAATGGAGTTATTATCGGAGAAGGATTTACAGATCCTTATGGTGGTCCTCATGCAGAAGTTAATGCTGTTACTTCAGTTAAGGATGAATCATTATTTGAATCATCTACAATGTATGTTACATTAGAACCTTGTTCTCATCATGGAAAAACTCCACCTTGTTCTGATTTAATTATTAGAAAAAAAATCCCAAATGTTGTTATTGGAACTATTGACACCCACAGTGTAGTTGCGGGAAGAGGAATAAAAAGGCTTAAAGATAATGGGGTAAATGTTGTAGTTGGAGTTTTGGAAGAAGAGTGTAAACAACATCATAAACGGTTCTTTACTTTTCAAAATAAAAAAAGGCCATTTATTATCTTAAAATGGGCTGAAACTAAAGATGGTTTTATTGCTCCAAGTCAAAAAGATGCTCAAGAACCTGTTTGGATTTCTAATGAATACTCAAAACAGCTAGTTCACAAATGGAGAGCTCAAGAACACGCTATTTTAGTAGGAACAAATACAGTTCTTGCTGATAATCCGAAATTAAATGTAAGATCTTGGACAGGTAATAATCCAGTTCGTGTAGTTTTAGATAAATCTTTGAAGATTTCAGAGAACCTATCTGTTTTGGATAAAACAGTAAAGACTATTGTTGTAACTGAAGTTGAAAAGGAAAGTTCTACTGAAAATCTAATTTATGAAACAATTGATTTTTCTAAGCCTATTGTAGGACAGATAATTGAGGTTTTAGTTCAACATAAAATCCAATCTATAATAATTGAAGGAGGAGCGCAAACATTACAAACATTTATTGACAATAATATTTGGGATGAAGCCAGAGTTTTTATTGGAGAGAATGAATTTGGAAATGGAGTTAAAGCTCCTGAATTAAAGGCTAAACTGGAGAGAGAAGAGAAATTACAAAACGATACGTTAAGAATATATTTAAATGATTAAAAATATCATTTTCGATTTTGGTGATGTGTTCATCAATTTAGATAAGGAAGCCACTTATAAAGAGTTATATAAGTTAGGAGTTGAGCATATTTCGGAAGAAATGATGCAAGTGTATTATAATTATGAAATGGGATTAATGTCCACTGAAGAGTTTATAGAATATTTTCATAATGAATTTAAAATTAACAAAGAAGATTTGGTAAAAGCTTGGAATGCCATTCTATTAGATTTCCCTTTACATCGATTATCATTTTTAAAGGAATTAGCTGAATCAAAAAAATATAGATTATTCTTACTAAGTAATACAAACGATTTACATATTTCTTGGATTCAAAATGATTGGGGAGAAGAATTGTATTCTGAGTTTAAAAACTGTTTTGAGAAATTTTATTTATCTCATGAAATTAATTTTAGAAAACCAAATCATAATATTTATGAGTTTGTGTTAAATGAGAATAACTTAAAACCAGAAGAAACAATTTTTATTGATGATACTAGTGATAATACCAATGCAGCAAAAGAATTGGGGATTCATGTTTGGAACAATGAGCCAGGAAAAGATGATGTAGTTGAATTATTGAAAAGAGAGGAGTTTACAATATGATTTATTTAGTTCTTAGTATTTTAATTTCGAGTAGTTTATATGTTATTTTTAAATTGTTTGAAGTGTATAAAGTAAATACCTTTCAAGCGATTGTTGTAAATTATATTGTTGCTTTTGTTATCGGTTATATATATTCAGATGTAAAAATTCCAATTTCAACAATTCCGCAGCAAGATTGGTTTTATGGAGCTTTGTTTCTGGGTTTTTTATTCATTACTATCTTTAATGTAATGGCAATTACATCGCAACGAAACGGTTTGTCTGTGGCTTCTGTTTCTGGAAGAATGGCTGTTGTTATTCCTATTGTTTTTGGAGTTGTATTATATAATGAATCAGTTGGGGTTATTAAGATTTTTGGAATTTTAATGGCTTTAGTTGCTGTGTATCTTACTTCGGTAAAAAGTAATGACTCTAAAGGATTTCAAAGTGGTTCTTTATTGCTTCCAGCACTATTATTCTTAGGATCAGGTGCAATAGATACCTTATTGAAGTATACCGAGATCAATTATGTACCAACCGAAAAGGTTTCGATTTTCTCTGCATCAATTTTTGGTGTTGCCTTTGTATTTGGAGTAATCTTTTTACTATTTCAAATGTTGACTAAAAAAGTAGAGCTTTCTATAAAAAATATAATTGCAGGTATTGCTTTAGGAATTCCTAATTATTTCTCTATTGAATTTTTAATTAGAGCACTTAAAATAGAAGGAATAGAAAGTTCAGTTTTATTTACAATAAACAATGTAAGTATTGTATTGTTAACAACGTTGTTCGGTTTGTTTTTATTTAAAGAACGATTGGAAAATAGAAATTGGATAGGTGTTGCTATTGCAATTGTAAGTATAGTTTTAATAACTGCTTTTTAACCTATGGAAGAAAAAGATACGTTCAAAACAATAGTCAAGCCTTCTGAAGAAACGCTTTTTAAAGATAGAAATAGTAAGTTTTTTGGTTATGCTTTTCCAGTAAATTCTGATGATGACATAAAACAATCTCTTGAAGATCTAAAGAAAATTCACCCAAATGCTGGCCACCATTGTTATGCTTGGCAGTTAGGAACTGAAAATATTCGTTTTAGAGCAAATGATGATGGCGAGCCTAGTAATTCAGCAGGTCAGCCTATTTACGGACAAATTCAAGCATTTGACGTTACCAATGTTTTAATTGTATCTGTTCGTTATTTTGGGGGAACAAAATTAGGAGTTGGAGGATTAATTAATGCGTATAGAACTTCGGCTAAATTAGCTTTAGAAGCTTCTGAAATTATAGAGAAAACCATTGATGTGCATTATAAATTAACATTTGGTTACGACATGATGAATAAAGTACAGCAAATAATTAAGAAGCAACAGCTCGAAATTATTAGTCAGAAATTAGAGTTAAATTGCGAATATGTTATTTCGGTACGAAAGAATGATGCCGAAAATCTATATCAATTAATAGATAACTTGTATAAAGTTGAAATTACAATTCAAGAATGATTAAACTTTAATAGATTGTAATAGTCTAATACGTATGAATTGTAAAGCTGTAAGTTTTAAATAATAGTAAGAATCAATAATTATGAAAATAAAATCACTAGTAGTCGTATTGTTTTTAAGTATACTATGTGTTCATTCTCAAAGAAGGAGAAATATGAACAATAATAATAGTTTAAATGCTATTCGAAATGGCGTGTCTCCTCAAAAAATGATGACCTTATATGATAAGAATAATGATGGAGCAATAGATCGAGAAGAAGCTACTGCCATAGATATTAGAGGTTTTATGGATAAGTTTGATGAAATTGATAGTAATAATGATGATGAGATTGATATAGATGAATTAAGAAAGATTAGAAAACGACGAAGAAAAAAGAAGAAAGGACAAAATGTTAAGAGACTTATTAAGGAAATGGATGTGAATGAAGATGGAAAATTAGATGAGTTTGAAATCGCTTTAAAAGAAAACATTAAACTTCGAAGTAATTTTAAGAAGATAGATACTAATTCCGATGGATTCATAGATTTTGAAGAGTTAGATACATTTCTTAAAAACGAGTAATTCAAAATCAGAAAAATAAGAGATAACCTATTGTTTAATAGGTTTTAAATTCGTAAATTTGCACTCCTTTTTACGAGAACAGATTTAAAAAAGGTTATAAATTATATTTTTTAAGTTTAATATCTCTTGGAGTTAGTATCGTTAAAAATCTGACTAACAAAAAGATACAAAATTATTCTCAGACATGTCTGAAGAAACAAAAAAAGCTGCTGAGGCAGTAAACCCAGAAGAATTTTTAGCAAACTTTAACTGGCATAAATACGAAGAAGGTATTGATGAAGTTGATGAGTCTAAATTAAAAGAATTCGAAAAAGCGTTAGAAGGAACTGTAGGTTTCGTTAATGAGCGTGACGTAATTGAAGGTGAAGTAGTTCGTGTAACTGATCGTGATGCTATCATCGATATTAACTCTAAATCAGAAGGAGTTATTTCATTAAACGAATTCCGTTACAACCCTAACTTAGCTGTGGGTGACAAAGTAGAAGTATTAGTTGACAAAAGAGAAGATTCTTCAGGTCAATTAGTATTATCTCACAAAAAAGCACGTGTAATTAAAGCTTGGGATAGAGTTAACAATGCACACGAAACTGGAGAAATCGTTAACGGTTTTGTTAAGTGTAGAACTAGAGGTGGTATGATTGTAGATGTTTTCGGAATCGAAGCATTCTTACCAGGATCTCAAATTGATGTTAAGCCTATCCGTGATTACGATCAATACGTTGAGAAAACTATGGAATTCAAGGTTGTTAAAATTAACCACGAATTTAAGAACGTAGTTGTATCTCATAAAGCATTAATCGAAGCTGATTTAGAAGAGCAAAAACGTGAAATCATCGGTCAATTAGAAAAAGGACAAGTATTAGAAGGAGTTGTTAAAAACGTAACTTCTTATGGTGTATTTGTTGACTTAGGAGGTGTTGACGGATTAATTCACATTACAGATTTATCTTGGTCTCGTATCAACCACCCAAGTGAAGTTGTTGAGTTAGATCAAAAATTAAATGTTGTAATCTTAGACTTTGATGATAACAAATCTAGAATCCAATTAGGATTAAAGCAATTATCTGCTCATCCTTGGGAAGCTTTAGATGGTAACTTAAAAGTTGGAGATAAAGTTAAAGGTAAAGTAGTTGTATTAGCTGACTATGGTGCGTTTGTAGAAGTAGAAGATGGAGTAGAAGGATTAATCCACGTATCTGAAATGTCATGGTCTACACACTTACGTTCAGCTCAAGATTTCGTACAAGTAGGAGATCAAGTTGAAGCTCAAATCTTAACATTAGATAGAGAAGAGCGTAAGATGTCTTTAGGTATGAAGCAATTACACCCAGATCCTTGGACAGATATTACTACTAAATATCCTGTTGGTTCTCAACACGAAGGAACTGTTCGTAACTATACTAACTTCGGTGTATTCGTAGAATTAGAAGAAGGTATTGACGGATTAGTTTATATTTCTGATTTATCTTGGACTAAGAAAGTTAAGCACCCATCAGAGTTTGTAACTGTTGGAGATAAGTTAGCTGTTCAAGTATTAGAATTAGACGTTGAAAACCGTAAGTTAAACTTAGGTCACAAGCAAACTCAAGATAACCCTTGGGATGCTCACGAAGCTAAGTATGCTATCGGATCTAAATTTGAAGGAACTATTTCTGCTAAGAATGATAAAGGAGCTACGGTTACTTTTGAAGACGGAGTTGAGGCATTTGCACCATCTCGTTTCTTAGAGAAAGAAGACGGAGGTAAGTTAGCTAAAGGAGATACTGTAGAGTTTATGGTAACTGAATTTAGTAAAGAATACCGCAAGATCGTTGTTTCTCACACTTCAATCTTCAGAGAAGAAGAGCAAAGAAATGTGAAAGCAGCTGCTAAGAAAGCTCAAGAATCTGAAAAAACTACTTTAGGTGATATCGGAGGATTAGCTGAATTAAAGAAGAAAATGGAGCAAGGAAAATAATCCTTAATTCATAAGAATATTAAAACCGTTACAATTTTGTAACGGTTTTTTTTATAAATAATTCTGAGAGATAAAATAAAATAGTTGATCTTCTGTTTTAATCATAGTTCAAATTATAATTCTATTTTTGGTATTATATTTGTTTATAATCACTGAATTTAAAAATCTAAAAAGATGAAAAAAATTTTATGCGTTTTAGCTTTTATAGCTATTTCATTAAATGTAAATGCTCAAGATGGGCAATTAAGAATTGGTGCGAATCTTGGTTTTACTACAGGTAGTGGTGATTCTTCTTTTGTAATCGGTGGAGATGTTGATTACTTATTTGATGTTGATAGTAGATTTGAAGTTGGTGCAGCTACAGGTTTAGCTGTTGTCACAACCGGTAACTCAATTATTTTACCTTTAGCAGGTGCTGGTAGATTCCATGCTACAAATAAAATAGATTTAGGATTAGATATGGGATATGCTATTGGAATTAATAATGCAGGTAACGGCTTTTATTTCCGACCAATTTTTGAATATAAACTTGATAGAAATATTGCGTTGAGAGCTTCATATTCAGGTGTAGATTCTGGAGGTTTCCTAAATGCTGGTGTAATGTTTAGATTATAATCTAAATTTTATATAAAATCTTAAAGCTGTTGTTCATCACAACAGCTTTTTTTATTTATAAATAGTTAGGAGATGATTATATTTGCCTAAATCAAAAAATAAGCATGACATTAATTAAATCTATTTCAGGGATTAGAGGAACGATAGGAGGAGGAACAGGAGATAATCTTACACCAATTGATGCAGTTAAATTTGCTGCGGCATATGGTACATTTATAAAAAATAAGAACACAGGTAAAGAACAAATTACAATAGTTATTGGTAGAGATGCACGTATCTCAGGAAAGATGATTAGCGGATTAGTTTCTGATACTTTAGTTGGTTTGGGAATAAATGTAATCGATTTAGGATTATCAACTACGCCAACTGTTGAAGTTGCAGTTCCTATTGAAAAGGCAGATGGAGGAATTATCTTAACTGCTTCTCATAACCCTAAACAATGGAATGCTTTAAAATTGTTAAACGAGAAAGGTGAATTCTTAAATGGTGAAGATGGAAAAGAAATTCTAGCTATTGTTGAAAAAGAGGATTTCGATTTTGCTGAAGTTGATGATTTAGGAAAGGTTAAGAAAAAGAAGAATTACATTAAAAAGCATATTAAGGAAGTTTTAAAGCTGAAGTTAGTTGATAAAAAAGCGATCAAAAAAGCTAAATTTAAAGTTGTTGTTGATGGTGTAAATTCTACAGGTGGAATTGCAATCCCAGCTTTATTGAAAGAACTTGGTGTGAAATGTGTTGAGTTATATTGTGAACCAAACGGACATTTCCCTCATAATCCAGAACCTTTAAAAGAACACTTAACAGATATTTCTGAACTAGTTGTTAAAAAGAAAGCGGATTTAGGAATTGTTGTTGATCCAGATGTAGATCGATTAGCTTTAATTTGTGAAGATGGTTCTATGTTTGGAGAAGAGTATACTTTAGTTGCTTGTGCTGATTATGTTTTAGGAGAATTAAAAGGAGGAAATACTGTTTCGAATCTATCTTCGTCTAGAGCATTAAGAGATGTTACTGAAAGTCATGGAGGATCTTATGCCGCAAGTGCAGTTGGAGAAGTGAACGTTGTTCAAATGATGAAAGATACAAACACAGTTATTGGAGGTGAAGGTAATGGAGGGATTATTTATCCAGATTCACACTATGGTAGAGATTCTTTAGTAGGTGTGGCGTTATTTTTATCACATTTAGCGAAAAAGAAAATCTCTTGTAAAGAATTGAGAAATTCGTATCCAAGTTATTTCATGAGTAAGAATAAAATTCAATTAACTCCAGAGATTGACGTTGATAAGATTTTAGCAACAATGGCCGATAAGTATAAAAATGAAGATGTGAATACTATTGACGGTGTAAAGATAGATTTCGCAGAAGAATGGATTCATTTACGTAAATCAAATACGGAGCCAATTATTAGAATATATACGGAAGCAAAATCACAGCAAAAAGCAGATGATTTAGCTGAACGCTTTATAACAGAAATAAAAGAAATTATTTAATAAAAAATCCCGCAACAATTGCGGGATTTTTTATTACCATACAAATTTACTAGGGTTGTTAAATATAAAACAAGCTAGCTTACAATTAAAAATTTTTACAGAAATTCGTAAAATTAGAACAAGATGGATATGAGTTTAGAGGAATATTTCCAACAGTTTAGAAAA
This genomic window from Tenacibaculum sp. 190524A05c contains:
- the rpsA gene encoding 30S ribosomal protein S1; its protein translation is MSEETKKAAEAVNPEEFLANFNWHKYEEGIDEVDESKLKEFEKALEGTVGFVNERDVIEGEVVRVTDRDAIIDINSKSEGVISLNEFRYNPNLAVGDKVEVLVDKREDSSGQLVLSHKKARVIKAWDRVNNAHETGEIVNGFVKCRTRGGMIVDVFGIEAFLPGSQIDVKPIRDYDQYVEKTMEFKVVKINHEFKNVVVSHKALIEADLEEQKREIIGQLEKGQVLEGVVKNVTSYGVFVDLGGVDGLIHITDLSWSRINHPSEVVELDQKLNVVILDFDDNKSRIQLGLKQLSAHPWEALDGNLKVGDKVKGKVVVLADYGAFVEVEDGVEGLIHVSEMSWSTHLRSAQDFVQVGDQVEAQILTLDREERKMSLGMKQLHPDPWTDITTKYPVGSQHEGTVRNYTNFGVFVELEEGIDGLVYISDLSWTKKVKHPSEFVTVGDKLAVQVLELDVENRKLNLGHKQTQDNPWDAHEAKYAIGSKFEGTISAKNDKGATVTFEDGVEAFAPSRFLEKEDGGKLAKGDTVEFMVTEFSKEYRKIVVSHTSIFREEEQRNVKAAAKKAQESEKTTLGDIGGLAELKKKMEQGK
- a CDS encoding EF-hand domain-containing protein, with the translated sequence MNNNNSLNAIRNGVSPQKMMTLYDKNNDGAIDREEATAIDIRGFMDKFDEIDSNNDDEIDIDELRKIRKRRRKKKKGQNVKRLIKEMDVNEDGKLDEFEIALKENIKLRSNFKKIDTNSDGFIDFEELDTFLKNE
- a CDS encoding EamA family transporter — protein: MIYLVLSILISSSLYVIFKLFEVYKVNTFQAIVVNYIVAFVIGYIYSDVKIPISTIPQQDWFYGALFLGFLFITIFNVMAITSQRNGLSVASVSGRMAVVIPIVFGVVLYNESVGVIKIFGILMALVAVYLTSVKSNDSKGFQSGSLLLPALLFLGSGAIDTLLKYTEINYVPTEKVSIFSASIFGVAFVFGVIFLLFQMLTKKVELSIKNIIAGIALGIPNYFSIEFLIRALKIEGIESSVLFTINNVSIVLLTTLFGLFLFKERLENRNWIGVAIAIVSIVLITAF
- a CDS encoding pentapeptide repeat-containing protein; protein product: MEDNFQEELEKLRKENEILREEQDKAALKKRKKQERTKKTLSWTWSMFAGASLKNNFNQWFTEFHTQEKVSPNTSASLLTSLVKRFVRVRLLSVILLLFSLVPSLISLYILIKQNELIKTQNLLVEGSRRSSYSYQLTKLFDAIDNGYSKKTRNRIVSLCNALKPYRYLDEDGKSTVYYSPERTQVLLYLIDSEMSNNQLGALFDNIDFSYCDLRNTNLSGKYLAGINLSHSNLENCEMNTAILNDADLSYANLKNVQFSNGRAKNTSFREANLTGAKFTKAKDLTGADFTNADVDDTSFNLSDISKTKGLK
- the prmC gene encoding peptide chain release factor N(5)-glutamine methyltransferase, producing MKLKDFRTFFNNELSELYPKKEIDAFFFRSVEAILDLQIMDVFMKENTNIEKENLAVLQIIIGRLKLEEPIQYILGTTEFYGYTFNVNPGVLIPRPETEELISWIKETYPNNSERLSILDIGTGSGCIAITLKKEIATAEVSAMDISEKAIKTATKNASLNNVVVNFIQHDILSTNSIQDTFDVIVSNPPYVRNLEKEEIKNNVLNNEPHLALFVEDDNPLIFYKRIGDFAKDNLRKDGSLFFEINQYLGEETKQMLLDKGFKNVVLKKDLFGNDRMIKANY
- the glmM gene encoding phosphoglucosamine mutase, encoding MTLIKSISGIRGTIGGGTGDNLTPIDAVKFAAAYGTFIKNKNTGKEQITIVIGRDARISGKMISGLVSDTLVGLGINVIDLGLSTTPTVEVAVPIEKADGGIILTASHNPKQWNALKLLNEKGEFLNGEDGKEILAIVEKEDFDFAEVDDLGKVKKKKNYIKKHIKEVLKLKLVDKKAIKKAKFKVVVDGVNSTGGIAIPALLKELGVKCVELYCEPNGHFPHNPEPLKEHLTDISELVVKKKADLGIVVDPDVDRLALICEDGSMFGEEYTLVACADYVLGELKGGNTVSNLSSSRALRDVTESHGGSYAASAVGEVNVVQMMKDTNTVIGGEGNGGIIYPDSHYGRDSLVGVALFLSHLAKKKISCKELRNSYPSYFMSKNKIQLTPEIDVDKILATMADKYKNEDVNTIDGVKIDFAEEWIHLRKSNTEPIIRIYTEAKSQQKADDLAERFITEIKEII
- the ribD gene encoding bifunctional diaminohydroxyphosphoribosylaminopyrimidine deaminase/5-amino-6-(5-phosphoribosylamino)uracil reductase RibD; its protein translation is MNFEEKYMRRCLELGQRGIGTTRPNPSVGAVIVNNGVIIGEGFTDPYGGPHAEVNAVTSVKDESLFESSTMYVTLEPCSHHGKTPPCSDLIIRKKIPNVVIGTIDTHSVVAGRGIKRLKDNGVNVVVGVLEEECKQHHKRFFTFQNKKRPFIILKWAETKDGFIAPSQKDAQEPVWISNEYSKQLVHKWRAQEHAILVGTNTVLADNPKLNVRSWTGNNPVRVVLDKSLKISENLSVLDKTVKTIVVTEVEKESSTENLIYETIDFSKPIVGQIIEVLVQHKIQSIIIEGGAQTLQTFIDNNIWDEARVFIGENEFGNGVKAPELKAKLEREEKLQNDTLRIYLND
- a CDS encoding YigZ family protein; amino-acid sequence: MEEKDTFKTIVKPSEETLFKDRNSKFFGYAFPVNSDDDIKQSLEDLKKIHPNAGHHCYAWQLGTENIRFRANDDGEPSNSAGQPIYGQIQAFDVTNVLIVSVRYFGGTKLGVGGLINAYRTSAKLALEASEIIEKTIDVHYKLTFGYDMMNKVQQIIKKQQLEIISQKLELNCEYVISVRKNDAENLYQLIDNLYKVEITIQE
- a CDS encoding HAD family phosphatase, coding for MIKNIIFDFGDVFINLDKEATYKELYKLGVEHISEEMMQVYYNYEMGLMSTEEFIEYFHNEFKINKEDLVKAWNAILLDFPLHRLSFLKELAESKKYRLFLLSNTNDLHISWIQNDWGEELYSEFKNCFEKFYLSHEINFRKPNHNIYEFVLNENNLKPEETIFIDDTSDNTNAAKELGIHVWNNEPGKDDVVELLKREEFTI
- a CDS encoding LEA type 2 family protein, with protein sequence MKNILYLVLISVFLLNCSVKKKPTFIKVDEIKFLSLRSDTVRLQAKAFFKNENDIGGKLSTDEIKVIVNGAEVAQVSSEEFKVPANKEFSIPLNVVIPANKVFDNKKGGILGGLLSSLINKKVDVQFKGDIKYKVLGFSNTYTIDKTQEVKIKF
- a CDS encoding outer membrane beta-barrel protein → MKKTFLAVFALFASSAIQAQFYVSASGGYAVGANEKVLGSNVSATGVSELEGSYGEGLHTQIRGGYFFNDKIGVEVGVGYVFGLDQDISKTSGVPTLPESMVAGRGRAFGASLVGIYNFTDNIYVRAGLLTKLGGKTEATGSVNTALPVYDAAGNVIAAPAPTSIDFTTNFRGEFPIGFVGAIGYKFELSEKIWLFTELEYMNIDVTRDTSDLGSFSAVRTDGRVVTRDELTNTITVLTSPLSTLPDSTKASLTSLSYLIRDEFTWGTEGTVKPDAPYSSFGINIGIMYEF